In Phaseolus vulgaris cultivar G19833 chromosome 10, P. vulgaris v2.0, whole genome shotgun sequence, a single genomic region encodes these proteins:
- the LOC137818975 gene encoding protein ECERIFERUM 16, protein MDVKALAKSKRSHTQHHSKKSHHSHKPKAQSSSSSDPKDPAKNPPGKQQVNEEKKKKSHRSVLPSNWDRYGEEEDDSTPEIASKTLDVVLPKSKGADYRHLVAEAQSHAETSLEGFPAFDDLLLGEFGVGLSSMLASRGEGIILWNGDDNFVVEDKTSGNQEASFLSLNLLALADNFAKVDLSKRLFIESDLLSTELCAEELAVNSNEEHKELETKEDNELANSMSKEFNLDNRAADQFAPSSSSSSSPASSTFPLSNDFNIPVNSVIAEFQQASSSGKHKAFVLSSDSSLHSTEHMRGKQYSTFEAAAAEKELDMLLDSPVSLGVSSGYPPQILKKDPVSSKIASITASLDDALDDLLEETSTVIKPNVLLLPQEEKPVNHSMKSSSHPGSKSKVTDDFDSWFDTL, encoded by the exons ATGGACGTAAAGGCTTTGGCGAAATCAAAGAGAAGTCACACGCAGCACCACAGCAAAAAGTCTCATCATAGCcacaagcccaaagcccaatcATCGTCTTCTTCGGACCCAAAGGACCCTGCGAAGAACCCACCGGGGAAGCAACAAGTGAacgaggagaagaagaagaaaagccaCCGTTCTGTGCTTCCCTCGAATTGGGACCGCTATGGGGAGGAAGAGGATGATTCTACGCCCGAAATTGCTAGCAAAACCCTCGATGTTGTCTTGCCCAAAAGTAAAGGCGCCGATTATCGCCACCTGGTTGCGGAGGCTCAGTCCCATGCGGAGACAAGTTTGGAAGGATTCCCTGCTTTTGATGATCTTCTTCTTG GGGAGTTTGGTGTGGGATTGAGCTCTATGCTTGCGTCCAGGGGAGAGGGCATCATCTTGTGGAATGGAGATGATAATTTTGTTGTAGAGGATAAGACAAGTGGAAATCAGGAG GCATCATTCTTGTCCCTGAATTTGCTTGCTCTAGCTGACAATTTTGCCAAGGTTGACTTATCAAAGAGATTATTCATTGAGTCTGACCTATTATCCACTGAGTTG TGTGCGGAAGAGTTGGCAGTGAACAGCAACGAAGAACACAAGGAACTGGAAACTAAAGAGGACAATGAACTAGCCAATAGTATGTCTAAAGAATTCAATTTAGACAATCGTGCTGCAGATCAGTTTGCACCATCTAGTTCCAGCAGTAGTAGCCCTGCTTCTTCTACATTTCCCTTGTCAAATGACTTTAACATTCCTGTGAATTCTGTCATTGCTGAATTTCAGCAAGCTAGCAGTAGTGGTAAACATAAAGCATTCGTTCTAAGTTCAGATTCTAGCTTACATTCCACTGAACATATGAGAGGGAAACAGTACTCCACATTTGAAGCTGCTGCTGCTGAAAAAGAACTAGATATGCTTCTAGATTCTCCAGTTTCATTGGGAGTATCTTCTGGGTATCCTCCGCAGATTTTGAAGAAAGATCCAGTTTCATCCAAAATTGCATCCATTACTGCTAGTCTAGATGATGCACTTGATGACTTGCTAGAGGAAACATCCACTGTGATAAAACCAAATGTTTTATTACTGCCACAGGAAGAAAAGCCTGTCAATCACAGCATGAAATCTTCTTCACATCCTGGAAGCAAATCCAAAGTAACAGATGATTTTGATTCATGGTTTGATACACTTTGA